The proteins below are encoded in one region of Candidatus Thiodiazotropha sp. LNASS1:
- a CDS encoding cytochrome c: MIKTVIPAMMLTLASTTSQAADPAMGKQLNEEHCIRCHGSEVYTRENRRVTSLPGLHKQVRFCEQNLGLTWFDDQVDSTATYLNLEFYKFGIKP; encoded by the coding sequence ATGATCAAAACCGTGATACCCGCAATGATGCTGACACTCGCATCAACAACCTCACAGGCGGCCGACCCCGCAATGGGAAAGCAGTTGAACGAAGAGCACTGCATCAGGTGTCACGGCAGTGAAGTCTATACGCGGGAAAACCGGCGTGTTACCTCCCTGCCGGGGTTACACAAACAGGTACGCTTTTGTGAACAGAATCTTGGCCTGACCTGGTTTGATGATCAGGTCGATAGTACCGCGACATATCTCAATTTGGAGTTCTACAAGTTCGGCATCAAACCCTGA